A portion of the Pseudoalteromonas galatheae genome contains these proteins:
- a CDS encoding phytanoyl-CoA dioxygenase family protein, producing MKIVNKSKLDFYANNGFVLFEQTLPNVLLEKLKRLSNTLENKAIQAQQEGKIATQYHLSNESGEPKLFRYNDLLFEAPELIVELLATPAIIEISEGICGLGCVPMQCDLVYKYPHPHPHIAWHQGAPHPRNYAYLNVGIYLDDADIDDGCLRYLPDSQHELVDIYSLSSEYGWNIPGVLQQPAKAGDILVQDMMILHSSEPKRSDGPRRTIYLELRPLAGIEESQKQSPEWAELRKQWMAHIIQAANPEDVPQKWAEFYGEPNCDLKTLVSQIEQKWEPPIPAVWSNQNVEHPDYPTPADLR from the coding sequence ATGAAGATAGTAAACAAAAGTAAACTCGATTTTTACGCTAATAACGGCTTTGTGTTATTTGAACAAACTTTACCCAACGTTCTACTAGAGAAGCTTAAACGTCTATCTAATACTCTAGAGAATAAAGCAATACAAGCGCAGCAAGAAGGAAAAATCGCGACTCAATATCATCTATCAAACGAATCTGGTGAGCCGAAGCTATTTCGTTATAATGATTTGCTTTTTGAAGCGCCCGAGTTAATTGTCGAATTGCTCGCCACGCCTGCAATAATTGAGATCAGCGAGGGTATTTGCGGTCTCGGCTGTGTGCCAATGCAGTGCGATTTAGTCTACAAATATCCACATCCTCACCCGCACATAGCTTGGCATCAAGGAGCACCTCATCCACGTAATTATGCTTATTTAAACGTAGGAATTTATCTAGATGATGCCGATATCGACGATGGTTGCTTACGCTACCTACCTGATTCACAACACGAGCTTGTAGACATTTATTCACTTTCTAGCGAATATGGCTGGAATATTCCGGGAGTCTTGCAGCAACCTGCTAAAGCTGGAGATATTCTCGTTCAGGATATGATGATTTTGCATAGCTCTGAACCTAAACGCAGTGATGGTCCGAGAAGAACAATCTACTTAGAACTTAGACCACTTGCCGGTATTGAAGAGAGCCAAAAACAAAGCCCTGAGTGGGCTGAGTTAAGGAAACAATGGATGGCTCACATCATTCAAGCAGCAAACCCAGAAGATGTGCCACAGAAATGGGCTGAGTTTTACGGTGAGCCCAACTGTGATTTAAAAACTCTTGTTTCACAAATCGAGCAAAAATGGGAACCACCTATCCCTGCGGTTTGGTCCAACCAAAATGTTGAGCACCCAGATTATCCTACACCAGCTGATCTTCGCTGA
- a CDS encoding OsmC domain/YcaO domain-containing protein, which translates to MEIKVNYLDNLRIDARFDDFSVIADQPIRYKGDGSAPSPFDYFLASSALCAAYFVKVYCNARDIPTDGIRVAQNNIVDPENRYNQIFKIQVELPESISEKDRQGILRSIDRCTVKKVIQTGPEFQVEAVESLEDDAQAMLMVDTSESDSTFILGKDLPLEQTIANMTKILSDLGMKIEVASWRNIVPHVWSLHIRDAASPMCFTNGKGATKESALCSALGEFIERLNCNFFYNDQFFGEEIANAEFVHYPNEKWFKPGADDALPNEILDDYTREIYDPEGELRGSHLVDTNSGNVARGICSIPYTRHSDGETVYFPSNLIENLFLSNGMSAGNNLFEAKVQCLSEIFERAVKKQIIEQEIVLPDVPESVLAKYPGIVEGIKGLEEQGFPVVVKDASLGGQFPVMCVTLMNPKTGGVFASFGAHPSFEVALERSLTELLQGRSFEGLNDVPKPTFNSMAVSEPENFVEHFIDSTGVISWRFFSAKHDYDFVEWDFTGTNEEECDKLFGILETLGKEAYIAEFTDLGIACRILVPGFSEVYPAEDLIWDNTNKALQYREDILNIHSLDDEALANLVERLEDSQLDNYIDIITLIGVEFDENTVWGQLTILELKILIYLALGDIEAAIELVETFLQFNDNTVERGLFYQAMHATLEIALDDELEMEDYIHNFTRMFGKEVMDAVIGSINGDVKFYGLTPTNMKLEGLDKHLRLIESYKKLHTARGKLAQR; encoded by the coding sequence ATGGAAATCAAAGTAAATTACCTCGACAATCTCAGAATTGATGCCAGATTTGACGACTTTTCTGTCATTGCGGATCAGCCAATTCGCTACAAAGGCGATGGCTCAGCACCAAGCCCATTCGACTATTTTTTAGCGTCTTCAGCGCTTTGTGCAGCTTACTTTGTGAAGGTGTATTGTAATGCGCGTGATATTCCAACTGATGGAATTCGCGTAGCGCAAAACAACATTGTTGATCCAGAAAACCGCTATAACCAAATTTTTAAAATTCAGGTTGAGTTACCAGAAAGCATTTCTGAAAAAGACCGCCAAGGTATCCTGCGCTCAATTGACCGCTGTACCGTTAAAAAAGTGATCCAAACAGGACCTGAATTTCAAGTAGAGGCGGTTGAGAGCCTTGAAGATGACGCTCAGGCGATGCTGATGGTTGATACCAGTGAAAGCGACAGCACTTTTATTCTGGGTAAAGATTTGCCGCTGGAACAGACTATCGCAAATATGACCAAGATCCTGTCGGATTTAGGCATGAAGATTGAAGTCGCGTCATGGCGTAATATTGTGCCACACGTCTGGTCACTACATATTCGAGATGCTGCTTCGCCAATGTGTTTCACTAATGGTAAAGGGGCGACCAAAGAGAGTGCACTTTGCTCAGCACTCGGCGAGTTTATTGAGCGTTTAAACTGTAACTTCTTTTATAACGACCAATTCTTTGGTGAAGAAATTGCCAATGCTGAATTTGTTCATTATCCGAACGAGAAATGGTTTAAACCGGGTGCTGATGATGCGCTGCCTAACGAAATCTTAGACGATTACACCCGTGAAATTTACGATCCAGAAGGTGAATTACGTGGTTCACACCTTGTTGATACAAATTCTGGAAATGTGGCGCGCGGCATTTGCTCTATTCCTTACACTCGTCATTCTGATGGTGAAACTGTGTATTTCCCATCAAATCTAATAGAAAACTTATTCCTAAGTAACGGTATGAGTGCTGGTAATAACCTGTTTGAAGCCAAAGTGCAGTGTTTATCTGAGATCTTCGAACGTGCGGTGAAAAAGCAAATTATCGAACAAGAAATCGTGTTGCCTGACGTGCCAGAGTCTGTACTTGCTAAATATCCAGGTATTGTTGAAGGGATCAAAGGACTTGAGGAGCAAGGGTTCCCAGTCGTGGTTAAAGATGCGTCTCTTGGCGGTCAATTTCCTGTAATGTGTGTGACCCTGATGAATCCTAAAACAGGCGGTGTGTTTGCCTCTTTTGGAGCGCATCCAAGTTTTGAAGTGGCGCTTGAGCGAAGCTTAACCGAGCTGTTACAAGGGCGTAGCTTTGAAGGCTTAAACGATGTACCAAAACCTACGTTTAACAGCATGGCAGTATCTGAGCCGGAGAACTTTGTTGAGCACTTTATCGATTCAACGGGCGTGATCTCATGGCGCTTCTTTAGTGCGAAGCACGACTACGACTTTGTTGAGTGGGATTTTACAGGCACTAATGAAGAGGAGTGCGATAAGTTGTTTGGCATTCTGGAGACGTTAGGTAAAGAAGCCTACATTGCGGAGTTCACAGATTTAGGGATCGCTTGCCGAATTTTAGTCCCAGGATTTTCTGAAGTATATCCAGCCGAAGATCTCATCTGGGATAATACTAATAAAGCACTGCAGTACCGCGAAGATATTCTTAACATCCATTCACTAGATGACGAAGCATTAGCTAACTTGGTTGAGCGCTTAGAAGACAGCCAGCTTGATAATTATATCGACATTATCACCCTTATCGGCGTTGAATTTGACGAAAATACGGTGTGGGGTCAGCTCACTATTCTAGAGCTTAAAATTTTAATTTATCTAGCGCTTGGCGATATCGAAGCAGCCATTGAGCTAGTAGAAACCTTCTTGCAGTTTAACGACAACACCGTTGAGCGTGGCTTATTCTACCAAGCAATGCATGCCACACTCGAAATTGCATTGGATGACGAGTTAGAAATGGAAGATTACATTCATAACTTTACTCGCATGTTTGGTAAAGAGGTGATGGATGCGGTTATCGGTTCAATTAATGGCGATGTGAAATTCTATGGTTTAACGCCTACGAACATGAAGTTAGAAGGTTTAGACAAGCACCTGCGTCTTATTGAGAGTTACAAGAAGCTTCATACAGCAAGAGGAAAGTTAGCACAGCGCTAA
- a CDS encoding efflux RND transporter permease subunit: MIQAIIRWSVYNRFFVVLLTLMLVGAGLFTLKNTPVDAIPDLSDVQVIVKTPYPGQAPQVVQDQVTFPLTTAMLSVPGAKTVRGYSFFGDSYVYVIFDDKTDLYWARSRVLEYLSQVAPQLPDAAKPQLGPDATGVGWVYLYALVDKTGKHDISQLRSLQDWFLKFELQSVAGVSEVAPIGGMVKQYQVQVDPNKLRAYGIPLTHVQQALQLGNQESGASVIEMAEAEYMVTSTGYIQSVKDIEAIPLGQAVKGTPLTIADVASVNIGPQMRRGIAELNGEGEVVGGVVVMRFGENAQKTIDGVKQKLAELQQGLPEGVEVVTVYDRSELITKAIDNLWSKLLEELVVVALVCVVFLFHIRSSVVAVITLPLGILVAFIVMYFQGVNANIMSLGGIAIAIGAMTDGAIVMIENMHKHMERTPLNDENRWEIVAKSASEVGPALFFSLLIITVSFLPVFILEAQEGRMFAPLAYTKTYAMAASAGLAITLIPVLMGYFIRGKVVPEHKNPINRMLVGAYTPLLKQVLHFPKLTLLAAAVITVVGFYPMDKIGSEFIPPLDEGDLMYMPTTYPSISIGKAREILQQTDKLIATVPEVKNVFGKIGRAETATDPAPLTMIETFIQLKPKDQWREGMTTEKLKAELDKLVQFPGLTNAWVMPIKTRIDMLATGIKTPVGIKVAGPDLDTIQKIGQDLERILSQVEGTASVYSERVAGGRYIKVDIQRDKAARFGLNIADVQQVVATAIGGMDVTQTIEGQERYPVSLRYPQDLRDSPEALRKLPIVTAEGLNIALGDVATIYIENGPPGIKSENARINGWTFIDLDGVDVGSYVATAKQVLSEQLELPAGYSISWAGQYEYMERAKAKLTYVVPLTLGIIIVLLYLNFRSFSEVAIIMATLPMAMIGGLWLLYLEGFNFSVAVGVGFIALAGVAVEIGVIMLVYLNQAISELKGKPQTLTVEAINNAILEGAGKRIRPVMMTVATIVIGLLPILYGSGTGSEVMSRIAAPMVGGMASALLLTLVVLPVVYMLMIRWRENVNN, encoded by the coding sequence ATGATCCAAGCAATAATTCGCTGGTCAGTATACAACCGTTTTTTTGTGGTACTGCTGACACTGATGCTGGTGGGGGCTGGGCTATTTACCCTTAAAAACACACCTGTCGACGCCATTCCGGATTTGTCTGATGTACAAGTTATTGTCAAAACACCTTATCCAGGACAGGCACCACAAGTGGTTCAAGATCAGGTGACATTTCCGCTGACCACTGCAATGCTTTCCGTCCCAGGCGCAAAAACCGTACGTGGTTATTCCTTCTTTGGGGATTCCTATGTTTACGTTATTTTTGACGATAAAACGGATCTTTACTGGGCGCGCAGTCGGGTGCTCGAGTATCTAAGTCAAGTTGCACCACAATTACCTGATGCGGCTAAACCGCAGTTGGGCCCTGATGCCACTGGGGTGGGTTGGGTGTATCTTTATGCATTAGTCGATAAAACCGGCAAACACGATATTAGCCAACTACGCAGCCTACAAGATTGGTTTTTAAAGTTTGAGTTGCAATCGGTTGCCGGTGTGTCAGAAGTCGCGCCGATTGGCGGTATGGTGAAACAGTATCAAGTACAGGTTGATCCCAATAAACTGCGCGCTTACGGTATTCCGCTTACGCATGTGCAGCAGGCGTTGCAACTCGGTAACCAAGAATCGGGCGCTTCTGTGATTGAGATGGCTGAAGCTGAATATATGGTGACAAGTACGGGATATATTCAAAGCGTTAAAGATATTGAGGCTATACCACTTGGGCAAGCTGTCAAAGGCACACCATTAACGATAGCAGATGTTGCGTCTGTCAATATTGGACCGCAAATGCGTCGTGGCATTGCCGAGCTTAACGGCGAAGGAGAAGTTGTTGGCGGTGTTGTAGTCATGCGCTTTGGAGAAAACGCGCAAAAAACCATCGACGGCGTAAAGCAAAAACTTGCTGAGCTACAACAAGGCTTACCTGAAGGGGTGGAAGTGGTGACGGTTTACGATCGCTCCGAGCTTATCACCAAAGCCATTGATAATCTTTGGTCTAAACTGCTCGAAGAGCTGGTGGTGGTGGCCTTAGTGTGTGTGGTGTTCTTATTTCATATTCGCTCTTCCGTGGTTGCCGTGATCACTTTGCCACTTGGCATTTTGGTTGCTTTTATCGTGATGTATTTTCAAGGGGTGAATGCAAATATCATGTCCCTTGGTGGCATAGCCATAGCTATTGGGGCGATGACCGACGGTGCAATCGTGATGATTGAAAACATGCACAAACACATGGAAAGAACGCCACTCAATGATGAAAACCGCTGGGAAATCGTCGCTAAGTCGGCTTCTGAGGTTGGTCCTGCACTGTTCTTTAGTTTGTTGATTATTACCGTAAGCTTCTTACCTGTGTTTATTCTTGAGGCGCAGGAAGGGCGCATGTTTGCACCACTGGCATACACTAAAACGTATGCGATGGCCGCATCTGCGGGACTTGCTATTACACTTATTCCGGTGCTGATGGGGTACTTTATTCGCGGTAAAGTTGTGCCCGAGCATAAAAACCCAATCAATCGAATGTTGGTTGGCGCGTATACGCCCTTGTTGAAACAAGTATTACACTTTCCCAAGCTGACGTTGTTAGCCGCTGCAGTTATTACAGTCGTTGGCTTTTATCCAATGGATAAAATCGGCAGTGAGTTTATTCCGCCTTTGGATGAAGGGGATTTGATGTATATGCCGACTACATATCCAAGTATTTCGATTGGTAAAGCCAGAGAAATCTTACAGCAAACCGACAAGTTGATAGCGACGGTGCCTGAGGTAAAAAATGTCTTTGGTAAAATCGGTCGCGCGGAAACGGCAACCGATCCTGCCCCGTTGACGATGATTGAGACCTTTATTCAATTAAAACCTAAAGATCAGTGGCGTGAGGGAATGACCACTGAAAAGCTCAAAGCAGAGCTCGATAAGCTAGTGCAGTTTCCGGGCTTAACCAACGCTTGGGTGATGCCCATCAAAACGCGTATTGATATGCTCGCGACGGGGATTAAAACGCCTGTTGGAATTAAAGTCGCAGGTCCAGATTTAGATACTATCCAAAAGATTGGTCAAGATCTTGAACGTATTCTGAGTCAGGTAGAGGGTACAGCTTCGGTCTATTCAGAGCGGGTAGCTGGGGGGCGCTATATTAAGGTCGATATTCAACGTGATAAAGCCGCGCGATTTGGGCTCAATATTGCTGATGTCCAGCAAGTGGTCGCAACTGCAATTGGTGGAATGGACGTCACGCAAACCATTGAAGGACAAGAGCGCTATCCGGTTAGTTTGCGCTACCCGCAAGACTTACGCGATTCTCCCGAAGCGCTGCGGAAGCTTCCTATAGTCACCGCCGAGGGATTAAATATTGCCCTAGGTGATGTGGCAACTATCTATATTGAAAACGGGCCACCGGGCATTAAAAGCGAGAACGCTCGCATTAATGGTTGGACGTTTATCGATTTAGACGGAGTTGATGTTGGCAGTTATGTGGCTACCGCTAAACAAGTGCTGAGTGAGCAGCTGGAGTTACCTGCAGGTTATTCCATCAGTTGGGCTGGTCAATACGAGTATATGGAGCGTGCTAAAGCTAAATTGACTTATGTGGTGCCGCTTACGCTTGGGATCATTATTGTTTTACTCTATTTGAACTTTAGAAGCTTTAGCGAAGTGGCAATTATCATGGCGACGTTACCTATGGCGATGATTGGTGGACTGTGGTTACTATACCTTGAGGGGTTTAACTTTTCGGTCGCGGTAGGCGTTGGTTTTATAGCGCTTGCAGGTGTTGCTGTTGAAATAGGTGTGATCATGCTCGTGTATCTCAACCAAGCCATTAGTGAGCTTAAAGGTAAACCGCAAACATTGACTGTTGAGGCCATTAACAATGCCATTTTAGAAGGCGCGGGCAAGCGTATTCGTCCAGTCATGATGACGGTGGCAACGATTGTTATTGGGTTATTGCCAATCCTTTATGGCTCGGGCACAGGTTCTGAGGTAATGAGCCGCATAGCCGCGCCTATGGTGGGCGGCATGGCAAGCGCGCTATTACTTACCTTAGTGGTGTTACCCGTAGTATATATGTTGATGATCCGTTGGCGTGAAAACGTTAATAATTAA